One Euphorbia lathyris chromosome 1, ddEupLath1.1, whole genome shotgun sequence DNA segment encodes these proteins:
- the LOC136225836 gene encoding leucine-rich repeat receptor protein kinase EMS1, whose amino-acid sequence MGIQCKLLFPCFFVFISFYNPVQGSDRESLLSFKSTLNHSEIFSLWNKSTHYCNWIDVLCEQGRVISLNLSGLSLQGPIPPSMFSLSRLFILDLSSNAFSGQIPLQITSLKRLKHLKLNQNQLTGVIPSEISKLTQLKSLMLGSNSFVGEIPQDLGKLSRLHTLDLSGNALVGRVPSELGALTRLRYLDLKSNNLSGSLPVTLFQNLLSLTDLYVSNNSFAGPIPPEIGNLKNLTELYIWNNLFSGQLPPEIGSLTRLKTLSAANCSITGPFPEQISKLKSLTVFDMSNNPLKCSIPTFVGKLQNLMTLNLMSSELNGSIPAELGDCKSLTSLMLSLNSLSGSLPEQLSKLPMLTFSAGSNKLSGPLPSWLGRWNKVDSLSLDSNEFSGKIPPEIGNCLALTVLMLNNNNLTGKIPRELCDSGSIMQVNLNGNNLSGSVVDVFSNCTNLNLLNLSDNQINGSIPDHLEELPNLVSLRIDNNSFQGPIPVSIWRSNLMELTVANNMLEGYLPEEIGNGVQLAILVLNNNSLIGKIPKEIGNLTNLSVLSLNSNMLEGTIPVEIGNCSALTALDLGNNKFSGEIPDEIADLDQLQYLVLSHNNLSGSIPSKPSLYFRSSIVPQWSFIQHLGVFDLSHNMLSGSIPDELGNLEGVINLLVNDNLLSGSIPATLSKLPNLSTLDLSGNHLTGSIPPQISLSSKIQSLYMGNNQLSGTIPESLGGLLRLVKLNFTANKLHGSIPLSFSNLIGLNLLDLSDNELDGKLHSSLSEMQSLVGLYLQQNRFSGSIDELLSNSDTWRIQMLNLSLNFFDGHLPQSLGNLPYLAYLDLHRNIFTGEIPPEIGNLTQLEYFDVSGNRLSGKIPENICALINLKKLNLAENRLEGPVPTTGFCAARKMSRAGNRNLCGELGGSDCRERSSLLHVYQLSGVAVGSVIIIVSIALLLGRWFTGSRRQSDPEDSEDSKLNSFIHENLYFLSSRVSKEPLIINLAMFEQPLPKLTLADIRAATNNFGKTNIIGDGGFGTVYRATLRDEQTVAVKKLSAAKTQGDREFMAEMETLGKVKHQNLVPLIGYCCHGKEKLLVYKYMKNGSLDLWLRNRTGAIEILDWAKRLKIAIGAARGLAFLHHGFIPHIIHRDLKASNILLDEDFEPKVADFGLARLISACETHVTTDIAGTLGYIPPEYGQCARSSIRGDVYSFGVILLELITGQEPTGSDFNEVEGGNLMGLVFEKMKNGNAVDVLDQTVLNADSEPVMLKVMKIACSCLAENPASRPTMHEVLKLLKEIADE is encoded by the coding sequence ATGGGGATACAGTGTAAGCTTCTATTTCCTTGCTTCTTTGTCTTCATTTCGTTCTACAATCCTGTTCAAGGATCAGATAGAGAAAGCCTTCTTTCTTTCAAATCCACACTTAATCATTCGGAGATTTTTTCATTATGGAATAAGTCGACTCATTATTGCAACTGGATTGATGTTCTTTGTGAACAAGGTCGAGTTATTTCACTCAATCTCAGTGGTTTATCACTCCAAGGTCCAATTCCCCCTTCTATGTTTTCATTATCCCGACTTTTTATACTCGATTTGTCATCAAATGCATTCTCTGGTCAAATTCCTCTTCAAATTACAAGTCTAAAACGCTTAAAACACTTGAAATTGAATCAAAATCAGCTAACAGGAGTAATCCCTagtgaaataagcaagttaacTCAGCTGAAAAGCCTCATGCTCGGTTCCAACTCCTTCGTCGGGGAAATCCCACAAGACCTTGGTAAGCTTTCTCGACTCCATACTCTCGATCTTTCTGGTAATGCACTTGTTGGAAGAGTACCGAGTGAACTCGGCGCGTTAACTCGATTGCGATACCTAGACTTGAAGAGCAACAATCTATCAGGTTCTCTCCCTGTAACTCTTTTCCAGAATCTTTTGTCTTTGACGGATCTGTATGTGTCGAATAACTCATTCGCCGGTCCAATTCCACCGGAAATTGGTAACCTCAAAAACCTCACTGAACTATACATCTGGAATAACTTATTTTCCGGTCAGTTACCACCAGAAATCGGGTCTCTTACACGGCTTAAAACCCTCTCCGCAGCAAATTGTTCAATCACAGGCCCATTCCCTGAACAGATATCTAAACTCAAGTCACTGACTGTGTTTGACATGTCAAATAACCCCTTGAAGTGTTCAATACCAACATTTGTAGGGAAATTGCAGAACTTGATGACATTAAACCTAATGTCATCTGAGCTTAATGGCTCCATACCTGCTGAGCTCGGCGACTGCAAGAGTTTGACTTCATTGATGCTTTCTCTCAATTCCCTTTCTGGGTCTTTGCCGGAACAACTTTCTAAGCTGCCGATGCTTACATTCAGTGCTGGTAGTAATAAACTCTCTGGGCCATTGCCGTCTTGGCTGGGGAGATGGAATAAAGTTGATTCGCTTTCTCTTGACAGTAATGAGTTTTCAGGGAAAATACCGCCTGAAATTGGGAATTGTTTGGCACTGACAGTTCTCATGTTAAACAACAACAATTTGACAGGAAAAATACCCAGAGAGCTGTGTGATTCAGGCTCAATTATGCAGGTCAATCTTAATGGAAACAACTTGTCTGGTTCGGTTGTTGATGTATTTTCCAATTGCACCAATTTAAACCTGTTGAATCTAAGTGATAATCAGATTAATGGCTCCATACCAGACCACTTGGAAGAGCTTCCTAATTTGGTGAGCCTTAGAATTGACAATAACAGTTTTCAGGGTCCAATTCCTGTAAGTATATGGAGATCAAACTTGATGGAATTAACTGTGGCTAATAACATGTTGGAGGGTTATCTTCCTGAAGAAATTGGCAATGGAGTTCAATTGGCGATTCTGGTTCTTAATAACAATTCGCTAATCGGAAAAATCCCCAAGGAGATTGGGAATCTGACCAATCTTTCTGTTCTCAGTTTGAACTCTAATATGCTGGAGGGGACTATTCCAGTTGAGATTGGAAATTGCTCTGCCTTGACTGCATTGGATTTGGGGAATAACAAATTCAGTGGGGAGATTCCGGatgaaattgcagatttggatcagTTACAGTACTTGGTTCTTTCGCACAATAATTTATCTGGCTCTATTCCTTCAAAACCGTCTTTGTATTTTCGATCCAGCATTGTACCTCAGTGGAGCTTTATTCAACATCTTGGAGTATTTGATCTGTCTCATAATATGTTGTCTGGTTCAATTCCTGATGAATTGGGGAACCTTGAGGGTGTAATTAATCTTCTGGTTAATGATAACTTGCTTTCTGGTTCAATTCCAGCAACTCTTTCAAAGCTACCAAATCTTTCAACCTTGGATTTATCCGGAAATCATCTTACCGGTTCCATTCCTCCACAGATCAGTCTCTCTTCTAAGATTCAGAGTTTATATATGGGGAATAATCAGCTTTCGGGTACTATCCCTGAATCCTTGGGGGGTTTGCTGAGGTTAGTGAAGCTGAATTTTACTGCAAATAAGCTACATGGATCAATTCCTCTCAGTTTCAGTAACTTGATAGGGCTCAACCTCCTGGATTTAAGCGATAATGAACTTGATGGCAAGCTTCATTCGTCACTGTCGGAAATGCAGAGTCTTGTGGGGCTTTATCTTCAGCAGAACAGATTTTCTGGTTCCATTGATGAACTTTTATCCAACTCTGACACGTGGAGGATTCAAATGTTAAATTTGAGCCTTAATTTCTTTGATGGCCACTTGCCTCAGTCTTTGGGAAATCTCCCTTACTTGGCTTACTTGGATCTTCATAGAAATATTTTCACAGGAGAGATTCCTCCAGAAATTGGAAACCTGACACAACTTGAATACTTTGATGTCTCGGGGAATCGGTTATCTGGAAAAATTCCAGAGAATATATGTGCCCTGATTAATCTGAAGAAGCTGAATTTGGCAGAAAACAGGTTAGAAGGGCCTGTGCCCACAACTGGTTTTTGTGCAGCCCGGAAAATGTCACGGGCTGGAAATAGAAATCTCTGTGGGGAACTTGGAGGTTCTGATTGTAGGGAGAGATCATCTTTGCTCCATGTCTATCAACTATCCGGTGTTGCTGTTGGATCCGTGATTATTATTGTTAGCATCGCCTTATTACTAGGAAGATGGTTTACTGGAAGCCGCAGACAAAGCGATCCTGAGGACAGTGAAGATAGCAAATTAAACAGTTTCATTCATGAAAATCTCTACTTCTTAAGTAGCCGGGTGTCGAAAGAGCCTTTGATCATCAACCTAGCAATGTTTGAGCAGCCTCTTCCGAAATTAACATTAGCTGATATTCGTGCAGCCACCAATAACTTTGGCAAGACAAATATCATTGGTGATGGTGGTTTTGGCACGGTATATAGGGCAACGCTGCGAGATGAACAAACAGTTGCAGTAAAAAAACTAAGCGCAGCCAAAACACAAGGTGACCGAGAATTCATGGCAGAAATGGAAACTTTAGGCAAAGTGAAGCACCAGAATCTAGTCCCACTGATTGGATACTGCTGTCATGGTAAGGAAAAGCTTCTTGTTTATAAATATATGAAGAATGGAAGTTTAGATCTTTGGCTAAGGAATCGAACAGGGGCTATTGAAATCCTTGATTGGGCGAAACGCCTGAAGATTGCTATTGGTGCTGCAAGAGGGCTGGCTTTTCTTCACCATGGATTCATCCCTCACATTATCCACAGAGATCTGAAGGCCAGCAACATCTTGCTTGATGAAGATTTTGAGCCAAAAGTTGCTGACTTTGGACTAGCCAGATTGATTAGTGCTTGTGAGACTCATGTTACCACTGATATTGCGGGGACACTTGGGTACATTCCACCGGAGTATGGGCAGTGCGCAAGGTCCTCGATAAGGGGAGATGTATACAGTTTTGGTGTGATTCTGCTGGAATTGATAACGGGACAAGAACCGACAGGGTCGGATTTTAATGAAGTGGAAGGTGGAAATTTGATGGGTTTGGTGTTTGAAAAGATGAAGAACGGGAATGCAGTTGATGTGCTTGATCAAACGGTTTTAAATGCCGATTCAGAACCAGTGATGCTTAAAGTGATGAAGATTGCTTGTAGTTGTTTGGCTGAGAATCCTGCTAGTAGGCCTACTATGCATGAAGTATTAAAGTTGCTCAAGGAGATTGCAGATGAGTAG